A region from the Marinobacter sp. SS13-12 genome encodes:
- a CDS encoding cryptochrome/photolyase family protein, with the protein MPNLILILGDQLTTDISALDGADRERDRVVMAEVHDEASYTNHHKKKLVLLFSAMRHFAHRLEADGWQVHYQAYHPDNDARSLESVIARQLKETGADRVITTECGEWRLHEQIGQWHEWLGVPVEIRPDTRFIASKQEFADWAEGRKQLRMEFFYREMRRKTGLLMTSDGKPEGGQWNFDADNRRKWTGKPAAPAPFRVEPDKVTQEVIALVEAHFTSHFGTMEDFHFAVTPEDAEQALDYFIDFALPCFGDFQDAMSDDEDWLFHSILSPYINCGLLDPLAVCEAAAQAWYAGRAPINAVEGFIRQILGWREFVRGIYWMNMPEYARENRLGNTRALPWFYWTGETKMRCMHKAIDATRRNAYAHHIQRLMVTGNFALLAGVKPEEICDWYLAVYADAYDWVELPNVLGMVMHADGGYLGSKPYAASGKYIQRMSNHCNNCHYKVNKSTEEDACPFNALYWHFIDRHREDFANNPRMGMMYRNWDRQKPERRGALLQRADDLLARLEQL; encoded by the coding sequence ATGCCAAACCTGATTCTGATTCTTGGTGACCAATTAACGACTGATATCAGTGCTCTGGACGGCGCGGATCGGGAACGAGACAGAGTCGTGATGGCAGAGGTCCATGACGAGGCGAGCTATACCAATCACCACAAGAAAAAACTGGTCCTGCTGTTCAGTGCCATGCGCCATTTCGCCCATCGCCTGGAAGCCGATGGCTGGCAGGTTCACTACCAGGCATACCATCCGGACAACGATGCCCGGAGCCTGGAGTCGGTCATCGCCCGCCAGCTCAAGGAGACCGGCGCGGACAGAGTGATCACCACGGAATGCGGCGAGTGGCGGCTGCATGAACAGATCGGTCAGTGGCATGAATGGCTTGGAGTTCCTGTGGAGATCCGCCCGGATACCCGTTTCATCGCCAGCAAACAGGAATTTGCGGACTGGGCGGAGGGTCGGAAACAGCTGCGAATGGAGTTCTTCTACCGGGAAATGCGGCGAAAAACCGGCTTGTTGATGACTTCCGATGGCAAGCCCGAGGGTGGACAGTGGAATTTTGATGCCGATAACCGGCGCAAATGGACCGGCAAGCCAGCGGCCCCCGCTCCATTTCGTGTGGAGCCCGATAAGGTGACGCAGGAGGTAATTGCTCTGGTGGAAGCGCATTTCACCAGTCATTTTGGCACTATGGAGGACTTTCATTTTGCCGTGACGCCGGAGGACGCAGAGCAGGCGCTGGATTACTTCATCGATTTCGCCCTACCCTGTTTTGGCGATTTTCAGGACGCCATGTCCGATGACGAGGACTGGCTGTTCCATTCCATTCTGTCTCCCTACATCAATTGCGGTCTTTTGGATCCGCTCGCCGTGTGCGAGGCAGCAGCGCAGGCCTGGTATGCCGGGCGTGCACCTATCAATGCGGTGGAGGGGTTTATCCGGCAAATTCTGGGCTGGCGGGAGTTTGTGCGGGGGATCTACTGGATGAATATGCCGGAGTACGCCAGGGAAAACCGGCTTGGCAATACCCGCGCCCTGCCCTGGTTCTACTGGACCGGCGAAACGAAGATGCGCTGCATGCACAAGGCCATTGATGCCACCCGCCGCAACGCCTACGCACATCACATTCAACGGCTGATGGTCACCGGCAATTTTGCGCTGTTGGCTGGCGTAAAACCGGAGGAGATCTGTGACTGGTACCTGGCTGTGTACGCCGATGCCTATGACTGGGTCGAGTTGCCCAACGTGCTCGGCATGGTGATGCACGCCGACGGCGGCTACCTGGGCTCGAAACCTTACGCCGCCAGCGGCAAGTACATCCAGCGGATGTCGAACCATTGCAACAACTGCCACTACAAGGTGAATAAATCCACGGAAGAGGATGCCTGTCCGTTCAATGCCCTGTACTGGCATTTCATCGACCGGCACCGGGAGGATTTCGCCAATAACCCGCGCATGGGGATGATGTACCGCAACTGGGACAGGCAGAAGCCTGAGAGGCGAGGGGCGCTGCTCCAGCGGGCCGATGACTTGCTGGCACGGCTGGAGCAGCTCTGA
- the hemN gene encoding oxygen-independent coproporphyrinogen III oxidase: MMTSTSALKTTESTLPEFIWDEALIRRYDLSGPRYTSYPTAVEFNQNYPVEDMVKAAARSKASDRPLSLYTHLPFCAHLCYYCACNKVITKKRDKAMPYVERVLKEAAIQSRLFGADRPVTQLHWGGGTPTFLPKDVMEYLMAGYGELFNLQTGDDRDYSVEIDPREVDQDTLPTLWDLGFNRISLGVQDVNPKVQKAVNRIQPREMTEAVLNEARRLGFRSINLDLIYGLPHQTPESFAETLEAVIEMSPDRLSVFSYAHLPDRFYPQTRILADTLPTPQQKLTILHNTINRLLEAGYEYIGMDHFAKPDDSLAVAQREGRLHRNFQGYTTHSECDLVSLGVSAIGQTDDAYFQNNHDLPSWEAAIDSGQLAVTKGVNLTRDDRIRRWVIGQLICQFRLDRKLFAEVWQEDLDRYFTDELNRLKPMLQDELIADDGNALQVQPAGRLLIRAICQIFDLYRKEGASKRFSRII, encoded by the coding sequence ATGATGACTTCGACCTCCGCCCTGAAAACCACTGAATCCACCCTCCCGGAATTCATCTGGGACGAAGCGCTGATCCGCCGCTACGACCTCAGCGGCCCGCGCTACACTTCCTATCCAACGGCAGTGGAGTTCAACCAGAACTACCCGGTGGAAGATATGGTAAAGGCAGCCGCTCGCAGCAAAGCCAGCGACCGTCCGTTGTCGCTCTACACCCACCTGCCATTCTGCGCGCACCTCTGCTATTACTGCGCCTGCAACAAGGTGATCACCAAGAAGCGCGACAAGGCCATGCCCTATGTAGAGCGGGTGCTGAAGGAAGCCGCTATCCAGTCGCGCCTGTTCGGGGCCGACCGGCCGGTGACGCAACTGCACTGGGGCGGTGGTACGCCCACCTTCCTGCCAAAGGATGTGATGGAATATCTGATGGCGGGGTACGGGGAACTGTTCAACCTGCAGACCGGTGACGACCGGGATTACAGCGTGGAAATCGACCCGCGGGAAGTGGACCAGGATACCCTGCCAACCCTCTGGGACCTGGGCTTCAACCGCATCAGCCTGGGTGTCCAGGATGTGAATCCAAAGGTTCAGAAAGCTGTTAACCGCATCCAGCCGCGGGAAATGACCGAGGCTGTGCTGAACGAAGCCCGCCGACTCGGCTTCCGCTCCATCAACCTGGATCTGATCTACGGTCTGCCACACCAGACCCCCGAGAGCTTTGCCGAAACTCTGGAAGCAGTGATCGAGATGTCACCGGACCGGCTCTCCGTGTTCAGCTACGCCCACCTGCCGGATCGCTTCTACCCGCAAACCCGGATTCTGGCGGATACCCTGCCCACACCGCAGCAGAAGCTGACCATCCTGCACAACACCATCAACCGGTTGCTGGAGGCCGGTTACGAATACATCGGCATGGACCATTTCGCCAAGCCGGATGACAGCCTGGCCGTGGCCCAGCGGGAAGGCCGGCTGCACCGGAACTTCCAGGGTTACACCACCCACTCTGAATGCGACCTGGTGTCCCTGGGTGTCTCTGCCATCGGCCAGACCGACGATGCCTACTTCCAGAACAACCACGACCTGCCATCCTGGGAAGCGGCCATTGATTCCGGCCAGTTGGCCGTTACCAAAGGCGTGAACCTGACCCGGGACGACCGCATCCGCCGCTGGGTGATCGGCCAGTTGATCTGCCAGTTCCGGCTGGATCGCAAGCTATTCGCAGAAGTGTGGCAGGAAGACCTGGACCGTTACTTCACTGATGAATTGAACCGCCTGAAGCCCATGCTTCAGGATGAACTGATCGCGGATGACGGCAACGCGCTCCAGGTTCAGCCCGCCGGGCGGCTGTTGATCCGGGCCATCTGTCAGATCTTTGATCTGTATCGGAAGGAAGGGGCAAGTAAACGGTTTTCTCGCATTATCTGA
- a CDS encoding methyl-accepting chemotaxis protein, giving the protein MSAYYALAETTERAGRERAAGASLIRSGDFDLPSIQNIAALGGQQDSYLNQALNMLPSDAALSTSLENLRQTPANRELMEMRETLFSSPAGLYALDAPKWFETTTRRIESLNQVRTDELQKILTQADNGVATARGELVTASTVALAAIVSVLVLTVIIIRAISRQVAELLAAVRFAMDNKDLTRQVSISSTDEVGTIGKAINELFGRFGSALQHIDKASVQLATATEETSSTADQNTGQVKNQQQQIEQVAAATEEMSATSEEISRNTQQVADAAGSAMEKSRAGEEVLHGSVRRIRSLATSVQEVNEVIEELERRSTTISEVVDVIRQVADQTNLLALNAAIEAARAGEHGRGFAVVADEVRTLARQTHESTTKIEGIINGFKDITDSASRSITASHKLANETSEQALELEQTFANILSDVNSISDMASQIATASEEQVSVTRELAGNMESVSEAAILTLTGSQEITQVTGEQAKLARVLQDLANEFKVPAYS; this is encoded by the coding sequence GTGAGCGCCTACTACGCCCTTGCAGAGACTACAGAGCGAGCCGGTCGGGAGCGGGCCGCCGGCGCATCACTCATTCGCAGCGGCGACTTTGACCTGCCCTCCATCCAAAACATAGCCGCCCTGGGTGGGCAGCAGGATTCGTACCTGAACCAGGCCCTGAACATGCTCCCTTCCGATGCTGCACTGAGCACTTCTCTTGAAAACCTCAGACAAACACCTGCTAACCGGGAACTTATGGAGATGCGTGAAACCCTGTTCAGCAGCCCGGCCGGCTTGTACGCACTGGACGCACCGAAGTGGTTTGAGACCACTACTCGTCGCATAGAGAGTCTCAACCAGGTCCGCACGGATGAGCTGCAAAAAATTCTGACGCAGGCCGACAACGGTGTTGCCACTGCTCGCGGTGAGCTGGTCACTGCGTCGACTGTTGCGCTAGCTGCCATTGTTTCCGTATTGGTGCTGACAGTGATTATCATCCGCGCCATCAGCCGTCAGGTCGCTGAACTACTTGCTGCCGTCCGGTTTGCCATGGACAACAAAGATCTGACCCGCCAGGTTTCCATATCCAGCACCGATGAGGTGGGTACCATTGGCAAGGCCATCAATGAACTGTTCGGCCGTTTCGGTAGTGCTCTGCAGCACATCGACAAGGCCAGTGTTCAGCTGGCAACAGCCACCGAAGAAACCAGCTCCACCGCCGACCAGAATACCGGGCAGGTAAAGAATCAACAGCAACAGATCGAGCAGGTTGCCGCTGCAACCGAGGAGATGTCTGCGACCTCCGAAGAAATCTCTCGCAATACCCAGCAAGTGGCCGATGCAGCCGGCAGCGCCATGGAAAAAAGCCGCGCCGGCGAGGAAGTTTTACACGGTAGTGTGCGCAGAATCCGCTCCCTGGCCACTTCGGTGCAGGAAGTCAATGAGGTGATTGAGGAGCTGGAACGCCGCAGCACCACGATCAGCGAGGTGGTGGATGTGATTCGCCAGGTGGCGGACCAGACCAACCTGCTTGCCCTCAATGCCGCCATCGAAGCCGCCCGCGCGGGAGAGCATGGCCGTGGTTTTGCAGTGGTGGCCGATGAAGTACGGACCCTGGCGCGGCAGACTCACGAATCCACAACCAAAATTGAAGGCATTATAAATGGATTCAAAGATATCACTGACAGCGCCAGCCGCTCCATCACCGCCAGCCACAAACTGGCCAATGAGACCAGCGAGCAGGCATTGGAGCTGGAACAGACGTTTGCCAATATACTCAGCGACGTGAACAGCATCTCTGACATGGCCTCACAGATTGCCACCGCCTCTGAGGAACAGGTGTCAGTGACGCGGGAGCTTGCGGGCAATATGGAATCCGTTAGCGAGGCAGCCATCCTGACACTGACCGGTTCCCAGGAAATTACTCAGGTGACCGGAGAGCAGGCAAAACTGGCGAGGGTACTTCAGGATCTGGCCAATGAGTTTAAGGTTCCGGCGTACAGCTGA
- a CDS encoding nitrate- and nitrite sensing domain-containing protein, which yields MNLINNLSMRGKLLTLVVPALVVIAWFAIDSIANSYDELGNMRQLRTMVELADIGDPLIETLQKERGRSAVRFASQPETDAAKQSTRELETQRQQTDARLRDYRAQLDTALAHADFDNSVTDNIQSVRQALSDLNSLRQSVDRRSIVAAESAKRYTAIIMGLMDRIPLIIRRATDPELTPGSERLLRPCRDYRASRSGAGRRRITHSQRRL from the coding sequence ATGAATCTGATCAACAATCTTTCCATGCGAGGCAAACTCCTGACGCTGGTGGTGCCGGCATTGGTGGTTATCGCCTGGTTTGCGATCGACTCTATCGCCAACAGCTATGATGAACTTGGCAATATGCGACAACTGCGCACTATGGTGGAGCTGGCTGATATTGGTGACCCACTGATTGAAACCCTGCAGAAAGAGCGGGGCCGTTCCGCCGTTCGCTTTGCCAGCCAGCCGGAAACGGATGCCGCCAAACAGTCAACGCGGGAACTGGAAACACAACGGCAACAGACCGATGCCCGCCTGCGGGATTACCGGGCACAACTTGATACCGCACTGGCCCACGCCGACTTCGACAACAGCGTGACCGACAACATCCAGTCAGTACGGCAGGCCCTGAGCGACCTGAACTCTCTTCGGCAGTCGGTGGACAGGCGAAGCATTGTCGCCGCCGAATCAGCGAAGCGCTATACCGCGATTATCATGGGGTTAATGGACCGAATCCCACTGATCATTCGACGCGCCACCGATCCGGAGCTGACCCCGGGGAGTGAGCGCCTACTACGCCCTTGCAGAGACTACAGAGCGAGCCGGTCGGGAGCGGGCCGCCGGCGCATCACTCATTCGCAGCGGCGACTTTGA
- a CDS encoding peptidase U32 family protein: MELVCPAGSLPALKTAVDNGADAVYFGFRDSTNARQFAGLNFNDKRAGEGIEYAHSKGSRVFCAINTYPQPDGWEQWKGAVDRAAGLGVDAIILADMGLLDYAANKYPHIPRHLSVQGSATSYEALSFYKDNFDIRRAVLPRVLSLDQVRGVAKHSPVELEVFAFGSLCIMAEGRCYLSSYLTDESPNTRGACSPAKAVRWQETPQGLESRLNDVLIDRYGPGESAGYPTLCKGRFEVEGSVYHAIEEPVSLSTLDMLPKLKELGISAVKIEGRQRSPAYIADVARTWRHALDNLEARPDDYKVDPAWRNTLSGLSEGGLTTLGAYHRKWK, encoded by the coding sequence ATGGAACTCGTATGCCCGGCCGGCAGTCTGCCGGCCTTGAAAACCGCCGTGGATAATGGCGCTGATGCGGTCTACTTCGGTTTCCGCGACAGCACCAATGCCCGCCAGTTTGCAGGGCTGAATTTTAATGACAAGCGCGCTGGCGAAGGTATTGAATATGCCCACTCCAAAGGCAGCCGCGTGTTCTGTGCCATTAACACCTACCCGCAACCGGATGGCTGGGAGCAGTGGAAAGGGGCAGTAGACCGTGCCGCCGGCCTGGGTGTGGATGCCATCATCCTGGCCGATATGGGCCTGCTGGATTACGCCGCCAATAAATACCCGCATATCCCCCGGCACCTGTCTGTTCAGGGCTCCGCCACCAGTTATGAAGCCCTGTCATTCTACAAGGACAACTTTGATATCCGCCGGGCCGTGTTACCCCGCGTGCTTTCCCTGGACCAGGTCCGGGGTGTGGCAAAACACAGCCCGGTTGAGCTGGAAGTCTTCGCCTTTGGCAGCCTGTGCATCATGGCAGAAGGCCGCTGTTATCTTTCATCCTACCTGACGGATGAATCCCCCAATACCCGCGGTGCCTGCTCGCCGGCCAAGGCTGTGCGCTGGCAGGAGACTCCGCAGGGGCTGGAATCGCGCCTGAACGATGTTCTGATTGACCGCTACGGACCGGGAGAATCTGCCGGTTATCCAACGTTGTGCAAAGGCCGATTCGAGGTTGAAGGCAGTGTTTATCACGCCATTGAAGAGCCGGTCAGCCTGAGCACTCTGGATATGTTGCCGAAACTGAAGGAACTGGGTATCAGCGCGGTGAAAATCGAGGGCCGTCAACGCAGTCCAGCTTATATTGCCGATGTAGCCCGCACCTGGCGCCATGCCCTGGATAACCTGGAAGCCCGGCCGGATGACTATAAAGTTGATCCGGCCTGGAGAAACACCCTTTCGGGCCTGTCCGAGGGCGGGTTGACCACCCTGGGCGCCTACCATCGCAAATGGAAATAG
- a CDS encoding U32 family peptidase, which translates to MMKLSLGPILWFWSKQSVFDFYGKAAEWPLDTIYLGEAVCSRRRELKPDDWFDMARDLKACGKEVVLSTQTLIESEADLRRLRRICDQNEFMVEANDQSAVQVAVRNHIPFITGPSMNLYNVASLKVLARQGLKGWNLPVELGKESLEELIKGLKAEGLDLPAEVFAWGFLPLAWSSRCFTARHYNLPKDNCEFRCLEHPDGMELRSRESQELFRLNGISTLSGSRYDLMRELPDMERMGVSTVRLSPEHLGMDEVVKRFDQVRRGEAPATDPLQLVEAPPCNGYWYGKPGMELVG; encoded by the coding sequence ATGATGAAGTTATCCCTGGGCCCGATTCTGTGGTTCTGGTCCAAGCAGAGTGTTTTTGATTTCTATGGCAAGGCCGCCGAGTGGCCGTTAGATACCATCTATCTGGGCGAAGCCGTGTGCTCGCGCCGGCGGGAACTTAAGCCGGATGACTGGTTTGATATGGCCCGTGACCTGAAAGCCTGCGGTAAGGAGGTGGTGCTTTCTACCCAGACCCTGATTGAATCCGAGGCGGATCTGAGACGCCTGCGCCGGATCTGCGACCAGAATGAATTCATGGTGGAGGCCAACGACCAGAGCGCCGTTCAGGTTGCCGTTCGCAATCACATACCATTTATTACCGGCCCTTCCATGAACCTCTACAATGTCGCCTCATTGAAAGTCTTGGCAAGGCAGGGGCTGAAGGGTTGGAACCTGCCAGTGGAGCTGGGTAAGGAATCTCTGGAGGAACTCATCAAGGGCCTGAAAGCAGAGGGCCTGGACTTGCCTGCGGAAGTGTTTGCCTGGGGCTTCCTGCCATTGGCCTGGTCTTCCCGCTGTTTCACTGCCCGGCATTACAACCTGCCGAAAGACAACTGTGAATTCCGCTGCCTGGAGCATCCGGACGGTATGGAGCTGCGCTCCCGTGAAAGCCAGGAACTGTTCCGGCTGAATGGTATTTCCACTCTGTCAGGCTCGCGCTATGACCTGATGCGGGAGCTGCCGGATATGGAACGCATGGGGGTGTCTACCGTGCGCCTGAGCCCGGAACATCTTGGTATGGATGAGGTGGTCAAGCGGTTCGATCAGGTGCGCCGTGGTGAGGCACCGGCGACCGATCCGCTGCAGCTGGTGGAGGCGCCACCCTGCAACGGATACTGGTACGGCAAGCCGGGAATGGAACTGGTCGGCTAG
- a CDS encoding cytochrome c — translation MVFKTCKQKESLNMTARTGKFLATVLLGLAVSTSSLAAEPVTPKLTDKLSQLLQKEMRAVQGGMASIHSAMVMGQHESVAENAQQIHDSFILQQELTEQDRKDLMSAVPKGFIKLDKEFHKLAASLAEAGRDKDTKKQQKLFNKMTGNCIQCHGKYVSDRFPGVKSSGD, via the coding sequence ATGGTATTTAAAACCTGCAAACAAAAGGAATCATTAAACATGACAGCTAGAACCGGAAAATTCCTGGCAACCGTACTGTTGGGCCTGGCAGTTTCAACCAGTTCACTGGCGGCGGAACCTGTCACCCCGAAACTCACTGACAAACTGAGCCAACTGCTTCAGAAGGAGATGAGAGCGGTGCAGGGAGGCATGGCCTCTATTCATTCCGCCATGGTCATGGGGCAACATGAGAGTGTTGCTGAAAATGCCCAACAAATTCATGACAGCTTCATCCTGCAACAGGAACTGACCGAACAGGATCGCAAAGACCTGATGTCGGCTGTCCCGAAGGGCTTCATCAAACTGGACAAGGAGTTTCACAAACTCGCGGCATCACTGGCCGAAGCCGGCAGAGACAAGGACACGAAAAAACAGCAAAAGCTGTTCAACAAAATGACAGGCAACTGTATTCAATGCCACGGCAAGTACGTATCTGACCGTTTCCCTGGTGTTAAATCCTCAGGGGACTGA
- a CDS encoding efflux RND transporter permease subunit → MIRWFAGHPTAGNLLLILILAAGLFSAPNLTRETFPDYLPPEVSITMEYRGATAADVEEAICQRLGEALQRVDYMEEISCTARDNQAQTIASMAPQGDMGRFLDDIRTEIEALTDLPEEAEEPVIRELYRTSLVAAIAIYGPMSFSHLEAYTNQLEDRLFAMEGVADVIPVGLSQRQWHVEVSRDLLRQYGLGVRDIARAISSQNLDMPLGNIETDSQDIQLRFVDERRSLRALAELPIIGGEAGAVLTLGDLATITEAHEREEERVEFNGQRAIILEIHKNRHDDALRVMDSLQAFVDEEKTRRGGTVALEITQDMTSIVRDRLQMLVGNGITGLLLVGLVMGLFFRPRLAFWALFGLPAAFAGAFVMMVLTGLSLNMITLVALLMAIGIVMDDSVVVTDNIAQRASEGFSPLESAVRGTQEILPGVLSSFLTTVSVFIPLAFLAGELGSVLEVLPVVLIAALAASLVEAFWILPHHLKSGLGNKGEKAPSRFRAAFDNGFEKVREKVGKLADIAIRFRYGVLAGMLLIILGSVGLMAGGHVRMEAMPEIDGDVLEARVLMPQGTPLHQTQAVTDRITSAMHRINEEYASEPPDQQALVQNIQTRFNQHAGAGEKGAHVATVMADLLTAELRTVDLATLTDRWYQEIGEIPGLIAMNIQEPGFGPAGVPIEVRLQGTDLDELKAAARFLGEDISSYNGTFNVLDDLRPGKPQRILTLHDSALSLGLNAAEVASQIRTGLLGDIVDTVQLGDQHIEILVRQTSAERNTRQFLEDTVITTAKGQMIPLREVATITEDRQWSQVTRIDGQRTVTVSADVNGRKTNAGAIVADLQNRLFPQLREQWPEISLQVEGQTARSRETGQSIARGLLIGLLGIFLILSFQFRSYLEPIIVMLAIPVAFMGAVWGHLLMGYNLSMPSLIGAASLAGIVVNNAILLVQFIKAYRAQGMSAREAAGTASRARFRAILITTSTTVAGLLPLLAETSTQAMAVIPLVISVVFGLLVSTVVILVALPALYTILEDLGWARAPDPDRQ, encoded by the coding sequence ATGATCCGCTGGTTTGCCGGCCATCCTACTGCGGGCAACCTGCTGCTGATTCTGATTCTGGCGGCAGGCCTGTTTTCGGCACCGAACCTGACCCGGGAAACCTTTCCGGACTACCTGCCACCGGAAGTCAGCATCACCATGGAATACCGGGGTGCCACCGCAGCGGATGTGGAGGAAGCCATCTGCCAGCGTCTGGGCGAAGCATTGCAGCGTGTGGACTACATGGAGGAAATCTCCTGCACCGCGAGGGACAATCAGGCCCAGACCATAGCCAGCATGGCGCCACAGGGCGATATGGGCCGGTTTCTGGATGATATACGCACCGAAATTGAAGCGCTGACCGACCTGCCCGAGGAAGCCGAAGAGCCGGTTATCCGCGAGCTGTACCGGACCAGTCTGGTGGCGGCCATCGCAATATACGGGCCTATGAGCTTTTCCCACCTGGAGGCTTACACCAACCAGTTGGAAGACCGACTTTTCGCCATGGAGGGCGTGGCCGATGTTATCCCCGTTGGCCTGTCCCAGCGCCAATGGCACGTGGAAGTCTCCCGGGACCTGCTGCGCCAGTATGGCCTGGGTGTGCGTGACATCGCCCGTGCCATCAGCAGCCAGAACCTGGACATGCCCCTGGGCAACATTGAAACCGACAGCCAGGATATCCAGCTTAGGTTCGTGGATGAGCGGCGTTCCCTGCGGGCCCTGGCCGAGCTTCCAATCATTGGTGGCGAAGCCGGTGCCGTGCTTACCCTGGGCGATCTCGCCACCATTACCGAAGCCCATGAACGGGAAGAGGAACGGGTGGAATTCAACGGCCAGCGCGCCATTATTCTGGAGATCCACAAGAACCGGCACGACGATGCCCTACGGGTAATGGATTCGCTACAGGCCTTTGTTGATGAGGAGAAGACCCGCCGTGGTGGCACCGTGGCACTGGAGATTACCCAGGACATGACGTCCATCGTCCGGGACCGCTTGCAGATGCTTGTGGGCAACGGGATCACCGGATTGCTGCTGGTGGGTCTCGTGATGGGACTGTTCTTCCGCCCCCGCCTCGCCTTCTGGGCCCTGTTCGGCCTGCCTGCCGCCTTTGCCGGGGCCTTTGTGATGATGGTCCTGACCGGGCTGTCGCTGAACATGATCACTCTGGTGGCCCTGCTCATGGCTATTGGTATTGTCATGGACGACTCCGTGGTGGTCACCGACAACATCGCCCAGCGGGCATCCGAGGGCTTCAGCCCGCTGGAATCTGCCGTCAGAGGCACCCAGGAAATTCTCCCCGGGGTGCTGTCGTCCTTTCTGACCACGGTTTCCGTGTTCATCCCTTTGGCGTTCCTGGCCGGCGAGCTGGGATCGGTGCTGGAGGTCTTGCCGGTCGTTCTGATTGCCGCCCTGGCCGCCTCACTGGTCGAAGCTTTCTGGATACTCCCCCACCACCTCAAAAGTGGTCTCGGCAACAAGGGCGAGAAAGCGCCGTCCCGCTTCCGCGCCGCTTTCGACAACGGCTTTGAAAAGGTTCGTGAAAAGGTGGGAAAGCTGGCTGACATCGCCATTCGTTTCCGCTACGGAGTATTGGCAGGCATGCTTCTGATTATCCTTGGCTCGGTGGGGCTTATGGCGGGTGGCCATGTACGCATGGAAGCCATGCCGGAAATTGACGGTGACGTTCTGGAAGCCCGGGTGCTGATGCCCCAGGGCACGCCCCTGCACCAGACGCAGGCCGTTACTGATCGCATCACCTCGGCCATGCACAGGATCAACGAGGAATACGCGTCGGAACCACCCGACCAGCAAGCCCTGGTGCAAAACATCCAGACCCGCTTCAACCAGCATGCAGGAGCCGGCGAGAAAGGCGCCCATGTGGCCACCGTAATGGCCGATTTACTGACCGCAGAGCTGCGCACCGTCGATCTGGCCACCCTCACTGACCGCTGGTATCAGGAAATAGGTGAGATTCCGGGGCTGATTGCCATGAACATCCAGGAACCCGGCTTCGGCCCGGCCGGCGTTCCGATCGAGGTCCGCCTGCAGGGTACCGATCTGGACGAACTTAAAGCCGCGGCCCGTTTTCTGGGGGAGGACATCTCCAGCTATAACGGCACGTTCAACGTGCTGGATGATCTTCGCCCCGGCAAGCCCCAGCGGATTCTGACACTGCACGACAGCGCCCTCTCTCTCGGCCTGAATGCCGCTGAAGTGGCCAGCCAGATCCGCACCGGCCTGCTGGGAGATATCGTGGATACGGTGCAGCTCGGTGACCAGCACATCGAAATCCTGGTGCGCCAGACCAGCGCCGAACGCAACACCCGCCAATTCCTAGAGGATACCGTGATCACCACGGCCAAGGGCCAGATGATTCCGTTGCGCGAAGTGGCCACCATCACCGAGGATCGGCAATGGTCGCAGGTCACCCGTATTGACGGCCAACGCACAGTCACCGTATCGGCCGACGTGAACGGCCGAAAAACCAACGCCGGTGCCATCGTGGCCGACTTACAGAACCGATTGTTTCCGCAACTTCGTGAGCAATGGCCAGAGATCAGCCTGCAGGTGGAAGGCCAGACCGCCCGCTCCCGGGAAACCGGCCAATCCATCGCCCGGGGACTGCTGATCGGGTTGCTGGGGATCTTCCTGATCCTGTCGTTCCAGTTCCGCAGCTACCTTGAGCCGATCATCGTGATGCTGGCGATCCCGGTGGCCTTTATGGGAGCCGTGTGGGGCCACCTGCTCATGGGCTACAACCTGTCCATGCCCTCACTGATCGGCGCCGCCTCTCTTGCGGGTATTGTGGTCAACAACGCGATTCTGCTGGTGCAGTTCATCAAGGCCTACCGGGCTCAGGGCATGAGTGCCCGGGAAGCCGCCGGTACCGCCAGCCGCGCCCGCTTCCGGGCCATCCTGATCACCACCAGCACTACCGTCGCCGGCCTGCTGCCCCTGCTGGCCGAAACCAGCACCCAGGCCATGGCAGTCATTCCACTGGTGATCTCGGTGGTATTCGGCCTGCTGGTGTCCACCGTTGTGATACTGGTGGCATTGCCGGCGCTTTACACGATTCTTGAAGATCTTGGCTGGGCGAGAGCGCCCGACCCTGACAGGCAGTAG